The Streptomyces phaeolivaceus genome has a window encoding:
- a CDS encoding ABC transporter ATP-binding protein: MSETETGAKTGSGAAVPAQRADADEKPLLRVEGLVKHFPIKKGLLQRQVGAVKAVDGIDFEVRRGETLGVVGESGCGKSTMGRLITRLLEPSGGKVEFDGTDITHLKTAGMRPLRRDIQMIFQDPYGSLNPRHTIGTIVSAPFKLQGVEPEGGVKKEVQRLLELVGLSPEHYNRYPHEFSGGQRQRVGIARALALKPRMVVADEPVSALDVSIQAQVVNLMDDLQDELGLTYVIIAHDLSVVRHVSDRIAVMYLGKIVELADRDSLYAAPMHPYTKALLSAVPIPDPKRRNAKSERILLKGDVPSPIAPPSGCRFHTRCWKATQVCTTTEPPLAELKPGQRVACHHPENFADQQPQDVVLLTAAKEAAELVPDAVKKDAVKKDTVEKDTAEKTEPVAETDDK, encoded by the coding sequence GTGAGTGAGACTGAGACCGGGGCCAAGACCGGGAGCGGGGCCGCCGTGCCGGCCCAGCGCGCCGACGCCGACGAGAAACCGCTGCTCAGGGTCGAGGGCCTGGTCAAGCACTTCCCCATCAAGAAAGGCCTGCTCCAACGGCAGGTCGGGGCGGTCAAGGCCGTCGACGGCATCGACTTCGAGGTGCGCCGGGGCGAGACCCTCGGTGTCGTCGGCGAGTCCGGCTGCGGCAAGTCGACCATGGGCCGGCTCATCACCCGCCTGCTGGAGCCGTCCGGCGGCAAGGTCGAGTTCGACGGCACGGACATCACGCACCTCAAGACCGCCGGTATGCGTCCGCTGCGCCGTGACATCCAGATGATCTTCCAGGACCCGTACGGCTCGCTGAACCCCCGGCACACCATCGGCACCATCGTCTCGGCGCCGTTCAAGCTCCAGGGCGTCGAGCCCGAGGGCGGGGTGAAGAAGGAGGTCCAGCGCCTCCTGGAGCTGGTGGGCCTCAGCCCCGAGCACTACAACCGCTACCCGCACGAGTTCTCCGGCGGCCAGCGCCAGCGCGTCGGCATCGCCCGCGCGCTCGCCCTGAAGCCCCGGATGGTCGTCGCGGACGAGCCGGTCTCCGCGCTCGACGTGTCCATCCAGGCCCAGGTCGTCAACCTGATGGACGACCTCCAGGACGAGCTGGGTCTGACCTATGTGATCATCGCGCACGACCTCTCCGTCGTCCGCCATGTCTCCGACCGCATCGCGGTGATGTACCTCGGCAAGATCGTGGAGCTGGCCGACCGGGACTCCCTGTACGCGGCGCCGATGCACCCGTACACCAAGGCGCTGCTCTCGGCCGTGCCGATCCCGGACCCGAAGCGCCGCAACGCCAAGAGCGAGCGCATCCTGCTCAAGGGCGATGTGCCCTCGCCGATCGCGCCGCCCAGCGGCTGCCGCTTCCACACCCGGTGCTGGAAGGCGACCCAGGTCTGCACGACCACCGAGCCGCCCCTCGCCGAGCTGAAGCCGGGGCAGCGGGTCGCCTGCCACCACCCGGAGAACTTCGCGGACCAGCAGCCGCAGGACGTCGTCCTGCTGACGGCCGCGAAGGAGGCGGCGGAACTGGTACCGGACGCGGTGAAGAAGGACGCGGTGAAGAAGGACACGGTCGAGAAGGACACGGCCGAGAAGACCGAGCCGGTCGCGGAGACCGACGACAAGTAA
- a CDS encoding trimeric intracellular cation channel family protein: MSQYPLDLIGIFVFAISGALLAVRKNFDVFGIAVLAEVTALGGGLFRDLVIGAVPSAAFTDLGYFLTPLLAALLVFFLHPHVERIQTGVNVFDAAGLGLFCVAGTTKAHEYGLGLTASAALGLATAVGGGVLRDVLANEVPSLLRWDRDLYAVPAMVGAGMVVLCIQLDALTPLSSATAALTAFVLRLLAMRYHWRAPRAWNRRSAATDEATA, from the coding sequence GTGTCTCAATACCCGCTCGACCTGATCGGCATCTTCGTCTTCGCCATCTCCGGCGCGCTCCTCGCCGTCCGCAAGAACTTCGACGTCTTCGGCATCGCCGTCCTCGCCGAGGTCACCGCGCTCGGCGGCGGGCTGTTCCGGGACCTGGTCATCGGCGCCGTACCCTCGGCGGCCTTCACCGACCTCGGCTACTTCCTCACCCCGCTGCTCGCCGCCCTCCTCGTCTTCTTCCTGCACCCGCACGTGGAGCGCATCCAGACCGGTGTGAACGTCTTCGACGCGGCCGGCCTCGGCCTCTTCTGTGTCGCCGGCACGACGAAGGCGCACGAGTACGGCCTCGGCCTCACCGCCTCCGCCGCGCTCGGCCTCGCGACGGCGGTCGGCGGCGGTGTGCTGCGGGACGTCCTCGCCAACGAGGTGCCCTCGCTGCTGCGCTGGGACCGCGATCTGTACGCCGTGCCCGCGATGGTCGGCGCCGGGATGGTCGTCCTGTGCATCCAGCTCGACGCCCTGACCCCGCTCTCCTCCGCCACCGCCGCGCTCACCGCCTTCGTGCTGCGGCTGCTGGCGATGCGCTACCACTGGCGGGCGCCACGGGCATGGAACCGGCGATCCGCCGCGACGGACGAAGCTACCGCTTAG
- a CDS encoding thioesterase family protein — protein MAQASQAIVGDSEFDRDTAVTRRGPGVYDIDLSAGWTITGALNGGYLLAVLGRALADALPHDDPFTISAHYLTASRPGPATVRTDVVRTGRTLSTGQASLFQHDDEGREVERIRVLASYGDLDTLPDDVRTTAKPPAIPPIQQCFGPQDAPGPVPGGSAIADRLFLKLDPATLGWALGAPSGKGEMRSWFGLADGRDADPFSLLLAVDALPPTAFEMGLKGWVPTVELTVHVRCRPAPGPLRVSITTRNLAGGFLEEDAEVWDSADRLVAQSRQLARARLAD, from the coding sequence ATGGCTCAGGCATCCCAGGCGATCGTCGGCGACAGCGAGTTCGACCGCGACACCGCCGTCACCCGACGCGGCCCCGGCGTCTACGACATCGACCTCTCCGCGGGCTGGACCATCACCGGCGCCCTCAATGGCGGCTATCTCCTGGCCGTCCTCGGCCGCGCCCTCGCCGACGCGCTCCCGCACGACGACCCGTTCACGATCTCCGCGCACTATCTGACCGCCTCCCGGCCCGGCCCCGCGACCGTCCGCACGGACGTCGTCCGCACCGGACGCACCCTGTCGACCGGCCAGGCCTCCCTCTTCCAGCACGACGACGAGGGCCGCGAGGTCGAACGGATCCGCGTCCTCGCCTCCTACGGCGACCTGGACACCCTCCCCGACGACGTCCGTACGACGGCGAAGCCGCCCGCGATCCCGCCGATCCAGCAGTGCTTCGGCCCGCAGGACGCCCCCGGCCCGGTCCCCGGCGGCTCCGCGATCGCCGACCGGCTCTTCCTGAAGCTCGACCCCGCCACCCTCGGCTGGGCGCTCGGCGCGCCCTCCGGCAAGGGGGAGATGCGCTCCTGGTTCGGGCTCGCCGACGGCCGCGACGCCGACCCGTTCTCGCTGCTCCTCGCGGTGGACGCGCTGCCGCCGACCGCTTTCGAGATGGGCCTCAAGGGCTGGGTCCCGACGGTCGAGCTGACCGTCCACGTCCGGTGCCGCCCGGCGCCGGGACCGCTCCGCGTCTCCATCACCACCCGCAACCTCGCCGGCGGCTTCCTGGAGGAGGACGCCGAGGTCTGGGACAGCGCGGACCGACTGGTCGCCCAGTCCCGCCAGCTGGCCCGCGCCAGGCTGGCGGACTGA
- a CDS encoding TIGR03086 family metal-binding protein, with amino-acid sequence MPRADRDRTARAAGRAHPLHRVRRTHAVSHVVGGTHRIVVCGERGDCLDVRMFVDGVPDDGWTTAYGETRNRALRAWKSDERMAEPVRVPWGEVPGRDALSAYVMEIVAHTWDLSEGLGRPLALDPELAEHSLTAARAALPDGPREGRPFAPAVAAPEGADAYGRMAAWLGRRPLTPTA; translated from the coding sequence GTGCCGAGGGCTGATCGGGACCGTACGGCCCGAGCAGCCGGCCGGGCCCACCCCCTGCACCGAGTACGACGTACGCACGCTGTCAGCCATGTCGTCGGCGGCACGCATCGCATCGTGGTCTGCGGGGAGCGGGGGGACTGCCTCGACGTACGCATGTTCGTCGACGGGGTGCCGGACGACGGCTGGACGACCGCGTACGGGGAGACGCGGAACCGGGCGCTCAGGGCCTGGAAGAGCGATGAGCGGATGGCGGAGCCGGTGCGGGTGCCGTGGGGCGAGGTCCCCGGGCGGGACGCGTTGTCCGCGTACGTCATGGAGATCGTGGCGCACACCTGGGATCTCTCCGAGGGCCTGGGCCGGCCGCTCGCGCTCGATCCGGAGCTGGCCGAGCACTCGCTGACGGCGGCGCGGGCGGCCCTTCCGGACGGGCCTCGCGAGGGGCGCCCCTTCGCACCGGCGGTGGCGGCCCCCGAGGGTGCCGACGCCTACGGCCGGATGGCGGCCTGGCTGGGCCGCAGGCCGCTCACACCGACGGCCTGA
- a CDS encoding TetR family transcriptional regulator — MSHTLGIRQAQKQRTRQALMDAALGLLEEQSLSSLGLREVTRAVGVAPTAFYRHFRSTADLGVALVEEVLGSLHPVLGDLMAAVGDSDELIERAVDLIARHVDAYPAHVRFIARERHSGVQPVRDAIQGQLLRFTEEVRAELAKRPETDGWTDDDRLMLAGLYVDQMLVTASLFLEARNEPDEERLRVTRLASRRMRLISIGCRHWLD; from the coding sequence ATGAGTCACACTCTCGGTATCCGGCAGGCCCAGAAACAGCGGACCCGGCAGGCGCTCATGGACGCCGCCCTCGGTCTGCTGGAGGAGCAGAGCCTCAGCAGCCTGGGACTTCGCGAGGTCACCCGGGCCGTGGGCGTCGCCCCCACCGCGTTCTACCGGCACTTCCGGTCGACCGCGGATCTCGGGGTCGCGCTGGTCGAGGAGGTGCTCGGCAGTCTGCACCCCGTGCTGGGGGACCTGATGGCGGCGGTCGGCGACAGCGACGAACTCATCGAGCGGGCCGTCGACCTGATCGCCCGCCATGTCGACGCCTACCCCGCGCACGTCCGGTTCATCGCGCGCGAACGGCACAGCGGGGTCCAGCCGGTGCGGGACGCGATCCAGGGCCAACTGCTCCGGTTCACCGAGGAGGTGCGCGCCGAGCTGGCCAAGCGGCCGGAGACAGACGGGTGGACCGACGACGACCGGCTGATGCTCGCGGGTCTGTACGTCGATCAGATGCTGGTGACCGCCTCGCTGTTCCTGGAGGCCCGCAACGAGCCGGACGAGGAGCGCCTCCGGGTCACCCGGCTGGCGAGCCGCCGGATGCGGCTCATCAGCATCGGCTGCCGCCACTGGCTGGATTGA
- a CDS encoding DUF4190 domain-containing protein, whose amino-acid sequence MQLTAARQQTATTTARGRGRDADGMAVASFILGLLGLLVLNLFLGPIAIVLAALSLKRGTTRRGRAYLGLGLGIADLVVLATLTQTTNTVSWSF is encoded by the coding sequence ATGCAACTCACCGCCGCACGTCAGCAGACCGCCACGACCACCGCCCGCGGCCGGGGCCGCGACGCCGACGGCATGGCCGTCGCCTCCTTCATCCTCGGCCTGCTGGGCCTCCTCGTCCTCAACCTCTTCCTCGGCCCCATCGCCATCGTTCTCGCGGCGCTCTCCCTCAAGCGAGGCACCACCCGCCGAGGCCGCGCCTACCTGGGCCTGGGCCTGGGCATCGCCGACCTCGTCGTCCTGGCCACCCTGACGCAGACCACGAACACGGTGTCCTGGAGTTTCTAG
- a CDS encoding cysteine desulfurase family protein, whose translation MAYLDHAATTPMLPEAAEALTAHLGVTGNASSLHASGRRARRTVEEARETLAEALGARPSEVVLTSGGTEADNLAVKGLYWSRRDADPARTRVLASPVEHHAVLDAVHWLGEHEGATVEYLPVDPYGRVHPDALREAVARNPDDVALATVMWANNEIGTILPVRELADVAQEFDVPLHADAVQAFGQVPVDFDASGLAAMTVSGHKIGGPYGIGALLLGREYSPVPVLHGGGQERHVRSGTLDVPAVASFAVAGRLAAEQHEWFAREIGALRDALVEAVRTAVPDAVLGGDPSPAGRLPANAHFTFPGCEGDSLLLLLDAQGIECSTGSACTAGVAQPSHVLLATGIDPDLARGTLRFSLGHTSTEADVEAVAKAIGPVVERARNAGLS comes from the coding sequence ATGGCTTACCTCGACCACGCGGCGACCACCCCGATGCTCCCCGAGGCGGCAGAGGCCCTGACCGCCCACCTGGGCGTCACCGGCAACGCCTCCTCGCTGCACGCCTCCGGCCGCCGAGCGCGGCGCACCGTCGAGGAGGCCCGTGAAACCCTCGCCGAAGCCCTCGGCGCCCGCCCCAGCGAGGTGGTCCTCACCTCCGGCGGCACCGAGGCCGACAACCTCGCCGTGAAGGGCCTGTACTGGTCCCGCCGCGACGCCGACCCGGCCCGCACCCGGGTCCTGGCCAGCCCCGTCGAGCATCACGCGGTCCTCGACGCCGTCCACTGGCTCGGCGAACACGAGGGCGCCACCGTCGAGTACCTCCCGGTCGACCCGTACGGCAGGGTCCACCCGGACGCGCTCCGCGAGGCCGTCGCCCGCAACCCCGACGATGTCGCCCTGGCCACCGTGATGTGGGCCAACAACGAGATCGGCACGATCCTCCCGGTCCGCGAACTCGCCGACGTGGCGCAGGAGTTCGACGTTCCGCTGCACGCCGACGCGGTGCAGGCCTTCGGTCAGGTTCCGGTCGACTTCGACGCCTCCGGACTCGCCGCGATGACCGTCTCCGGCCACAAGATCGGTGGCCCGTACGGCATCGGCGCGCTGCTGCTGGGCCGTGAGTACAGCCCCGTACCCGTCCTGCACGGCGGCGGCCAGGAGCGCCATGTCCGCTCCGGCACCCTCGACGTACCGGCCGTCGCCTCCTTCGCGGTCGCGGGCCGGCTCGCCGCCGAGCAGCACGAGTGGTTCGCCCGGGAGATCGGCGCCCTGCGCGACGCGCTCGTCGAGGCGGTCCGTACGGCGGTGCCGGACGCCGTCCTCGGCGGTGACCCGTCCCCGGCGGGACGCCTCCCGGCCAACGCGCACTTCACGTTCCCCGGCTGCGAGGGCGACTCCCTGCTCCTGCTGCTCGACGCCCAGGGCATCGAGTGCTCCACGGGCTCCGCCTGCACCGCCGGCGTCGCCCAGCCCAGCCATGTCCTCCTCGCCACCGGCATCGACCCGGACCTGGCCCGCGGCACTCTCCGCTTCTCCCTCGGCCACACCTCCACGGAGGCGGACGTCGAGGCGGTCGCCAAGGCCATCGGCCCGGTGGTGGAACGCGCCCGCAACGCCGGCCTCAGCTGA
- a CDS encoding multicopper oxidase family protein, giving the protein MTNNTEREAGHRSKGKGKGMHRRKFLGGMAGAGLAAVAVAGTAFSLPTDAKGDKAGAATNTATLNIPDLLEGTTSDGTTTFTLTAQTGTHEVLCGVTSDTAGYNGSFLGPTMKWTTGSTVLLNITNDLDADTSVHFHGAHIPPDMDGGPQNAFAAGETWSPTFEILDEAKTLWYHPHALGTTAEQVAHGLAGLIIAEDETDASAALPSEYGVDDIPIVPQCPATDAAGDIKYDLNGYLRNTLSFPVLCNGTNVDDTTPTFTATRTRTRFRVLNASPSDIITVQRGDGGTLTQIATEQGCLTEATEVETIRPVAGGRAEFVMDLSDAVTLQAVITTGWVRGGSGTFDFLTVTPDASDTPDDLPSSLNTIERYDTSSFTAQEITLDQDGLEMAINGAVGTTMDSMATIMTTLGSQEIWTITDNTMREHSFHLHDVPFQLIEINGAESAGVDLGWFDTYEVVGGGSIKIAMEFTDFADDTYMYMLHCHLLQHEDEGMMAGLMVMES; this is encoded by the coding sequence ATGACGAACAACACGGAGCGCGAGGCCGGTCACCGGAGCAAGGGCAAGGGCAAGGGGATGCACCGCCGCAAGTTCCTCGGCGGGATGGCGGGGGCCGGGCTGGCGGCGGTCGCGGTGGCCGGGACGGCCTTCTCGCTGCCGACCGACGCGAAGGGCGACAAGGCGGGTGCCGCGACCAACACCGCCACGCTGAACATCCCGGACCTGCTGGAGGGCACCACCTCCGACGGGACCACCACGTTCACCCTGACCGCCCAGACCGGCACCCACGAGGTGCTCTGCGGTGTCACCAGCGACACCGCCGGCTACAACGGGTCGTTCCTCGGCCCCACCATGAAGTGGACCACCGGCTCCACGGTCCTGCTGAACATCACCAACGACCTAGACGCCGACACCAGCGTCCACTTCCACGGCGCGCACATCCCGCCCGACATGGACGGCGGTCCGCAGAACGCCTTCGCCGCCGGGGAGACCTGGTCCCCCACCTTCGAGATCCTCGACGAGGCCAAGACGCTCTGGTACCACCCGCACGCGCTCGGCACCACGGCCGAGCAGGTCGCGCACGGGCTGGCCGGTCTGATCATCGCGGAGGACGAGACGGACGCGTCCGCGGCGCTGCCGAGCGAGTACGGCGTCGACGACATCCCGATCGTCCCGCAGTGTCCGGCCACCGACGCCGCGGGCGACATCAAGTACGACCTGAACGGCTATCTCCGCAACACGCTCAGCTTCCCGGTGCTGTGCAACGGCACCAACGTGGACGACACCACGCCCACCTTCACCGCGACCAGGACCCGCACCCGGTTCCGGGTCCTGAACGCCTCACCGTCCGACATCATCACCGTGCAGCGCGGCGACGGCGGCACGCTCACCCAGATCGCCACCGAGCAGGGCTGTCTCACCGAGGCCACCGAGGTGGAGACCATCCGGCCGGTGGCGGGCGGGCGCGCCGAGTTCGTGATGGACCTCAGCGACGCGGTCACGCTCCAGGCCGTCATCACGACCGGCTGGGTCCGGGGCGGCAGCGGTACGTTCGACTTCCTGACCGTCACCCCTGACGCCTCGGACACCCCCGACGACCTGCCGTCCTCGCTCAACACGATCGAGCGGTACGACACTTCGAGCTTCACCGCCCAGGAGATCACGCTCGACCAGGACGGGCTGGAGATGGCGATCAACGGGGCGGTCGGCACCACCATGGACTCCATGGCGACGATCATGACGACGCTCGGCTCCCAGGAGATCTGGACGATCACCGACAACACGATGCGGGAGCACTCGTTCCATCTGCACGACGTGCCGTTCCAGCTGATCGAGATCAACGGCGCCGAGTCGGCCGGCGTGGATCTCGGCTGGTTCGACACCTACGAGGTGGTCGGCGGCGGTTCCATCAAGATCGCCATGGAGTTCACCGACTTCGCGGACGACACGTACATGTACATGCTCCACTGCCATCTCCTCCAGCACGAGGACGAGGGCATGATGGCCGGCCTGATGGTCATGGAGAGCTAG
- a CDS encoding IS701 family transposase, with translation MTVEQVESWSEGVAGLHARFAHRFGRSEPRERALDYLNGLVAPLEKKNGWTLSEQVGQLRPDGVQRLLNHSDWDENAVRDDVRDFVVETIGAKNAVLICDDTGFLKKGTKSAGVQRQYTGTAGRTENCQIGTFLAYASARGRALIDRELYIPVSWTDDRERCRAAGIDDEIPFATKNEHCKWMLQRAVDAGIPFAWVTADEAYGQVKHLRVWLEERRIAHVLATKVNDTVTTADGGDARVDQLVAALPRQAWKRVSGGQGAHGERIYDWARVAIRPYWENGFGHWVLARRSISDPTEIAYYVCYGSVASRLKDLVKVAAARWAVEECFQTAKGECGLDHYQVRLYRAWYRHITLAMAALAYLTAVRAAEAAKGAERTTSKTSYPSASRRSAD, from the coding sequence CTGACGGTTGAGCAGGTCGAGTCGTGGTCCGAGGGGGTGGCCGGGCTCCATGCCCGGTTCGCCCACCGTTTCGGCAGGTCGGAGCCCCGCGAGCGGGCGCTGGACTACCTGAACGGACTCGTCGCGCCGCTGGAGAAGAAGAACGGGTGGACGCTGTCCGAGCAGGTCGGGCAGCTCCGCCCGGACGGCGTCCAGCGCCTGCTCAACCACTCCGACTGGGACGAGAACGCGGTCCGCGACGATGTGCGCGACTTCGTCGTGGAGACCATCGGAGCCAAGAACGCGGTCCTGATCTGCGACGACACCGGTTTCCTGAAGAAGGGCACCAAGTCCGCCGGAGTCCAGCGGCAGTACACAGGTACCGCCGGCCGCACGGAGAACTGCCAGATCGGGACCTTCCTGGCCTACGCCTCCGCCAGGGGGCGGGCATTGATCGACCGTGAGCTCTACATCCCCGTTTCCTGGACGGATGACCGTGAGCGCTGCCGCGCAGCCGGGATCGACGACGAGATCCCCTTCGCGACCAAGAATGAGCACTGCAAGTGGATGCTGCAACGTGCCGTCGACGCAGGCATCCCGTTCGCGTGGGTCACCGCTGACGAGGCATACGGGCAGGTCAAGCACCTGCGGGTATGGCTGGAGGAACGCAGGATCGCGCACGTACTGGCCACCAAGGTCAACGACACCGTGACCACGGCGGACGGCGGCGACGCCAGGGTGGACCAGTTGGTCGCCGCCCTGCCCAGGCAAGCGTGGAAGCGGGTTTCCGGGGGCCAGGGCGCGCACGGCGAACGGATCTACGACTGGGCCCGCGTCGCCATCCGCCCGTACTGGGAGAACGGCTTCGGGCACTGGGTTCTGGCCCGCCGCAGCATCAGCGACCCCACCGAGATCGCCTACTACGTCTGCTACGGATCGGTGGCCTCCCGGCTGAAAGACCTGGTCAAGGTAGCCGCCGCGAGGTGGGCGGTGGAGGAGTGCTTCCAGACCGCCAAGGGCGAGTGCGGCCTGGACCACTACCAGGTGAGGCTCTACCGGGCCTGGTACCGCCACATCACCCTGGCCATGGCCGCCCTCGCCTACCTGACCGCCGTCCGCGCCGCAGAAGCCGCAAAAGGGGCGGAGCGGACGACGAGCAAGACCTCATACCCCTCAGCGTCCCGGAGATCCGCCGACTGA
- a CDS encoding alpha/beta hydrolase has translation MPSAIPPTPPAPPAPPAHGGTRPYRRTRGRLAVAAIATALFGQLLTGTSSAAAPTVPTPLAGPLEAIDWEPCESPYGKGVFECGTLAVPLDRRHPDGATVDLALVRHRATDPDLRIGPLLLNPGGPGMSGVDLAFSAPSSFSPELVERFDFVGFDTRGTHASTPAYCDGDLTAARRAALDPQDEAGLDALRAANRAFADSCRTLSGPLAAHMDSASVAHDMDAIRVALGERRISYWGGSYGTLIGQMYAELFPRRVRAMVLDSNMDHSLDAWGIQRTRAETLEGAFGEFADWCARTSTCALHGRDVRALYASLHDAAEEGRLIYYGRPMSASTFRSVTSGQMNDPDTGWPLFAQILSAMSTTPATPATSTQTPVSATAAPVSATAAPVKFAYDLILCQDYDLDVPSYAAIDRMERRLAEIAPLTRQASLSRSYLASCQNWTDTVANPQHPLRVHGSPPILVTNSRYDVATPHAWAANAARQIGREATLLTYDGVGHITYWRSACVRAATDTYLTTLETPAKGTHCPANWPGDSGQRLGAEGGGLVDPLAGSRSVLEP, from the coding sequence GTGCCATCCGCCATTCCCCCCACTCCCCCCGCGCCTCCCGCGCCTCCCGCCCACGGCGGCACCCGCCCGTACCGGCGCACGCGCGGCAGACTCGCCGTCGCGGCGATCGCCACCGCGCTCTTCGGACAGTTACTCACCGGCACCTCCAGCGCCGCCGCCCCGACCGTCCCCACCCCCTTGGCGGGCCCCCTGGAGGCCATCGACTGGGAGCCCTGCGAGTCGCCCTACGGGAAGGGCGTGTTCGAGTGCGGCACGCTCGCGGTCCCCCTGGACCGGCGGCACCCGGACGGCGCGACCGTCGATCTGGCGCTGGTCCGGCACCGGGCCACCGATCCCGACCTGCGGATCGGCCCGCTGCTGCTCAACCCGGGCGGACCCGGCATGTCCGGAGTCGATCTCGCCTTCAGCGCCCCGTCCTCCTTCTCCCCCGAACTGGTCGAACGGTTCGACTTCGTCGGCTTCGACACGCGCGGCACCCACGCCAGCACGCCCGCGTACTGCGACGGCGACCTGACGGCCGCCCGACGCGCGGCGCTCGATCCGCAGGACGAGGCCGGACTCGACGCCCTGCGCGCGGCCAACCGCGCCTTCGCCGACAGCTGCCGCACGCTGTCGGGGCCCCTCGCCGCGCACATGGACTCGGCGAGCGTCGCCCATGACATGGACGCGATACGCGTGGCGCTCGGCGAGCGCCGGATCAGCTATTGGGGCGGCTCGTACGGCACCCTCATCGGCCAGATGTACGCCGAGCTCTTCCCGCGCCGCGTCCGGGCGATGGTGCTGGACTCGAACATGGACCACAGCCTCGACGCGTGGGGCATCCAGAGGACCCGGGCCGAGACCCTGGAGGGCGCGTTCGGCGAGTTCGCCGACTGGTGCGCCCGTACGTCCACCTGCGCGCTGCACGGCCGCGACGTACGCGCCCTCTACGCCTCCCTGCACGACGCCGCGGAAGAGGGCCGGCTGATCTACTACGGCCGCCCCATGAGCGCCTCGACGTTCCGGAGCGTCACCTCCGGGCAGATGAACGACCCGGACACCGGCTGGCCCCTGTTCGCGCAGATCCTGTCCGCCATGAGCACGACCCCCGCGACCCCCGCGACCTCCACACAGACCCCTGTGAGCGCGACGGCCGCCCCGGTGAGCGCGACGGCCGCCCCGGTGAAGTTCGCGTACGACCTGATCCTCTGCCAGGACTACGACCTGGACGTACCGTCGTACGCGGCGATCGACCGGATGGAGCGCCGGCTCGCCGAGATCGCGCCGCTCACCCGGCAGGCCTCGCTGAGCAGGTCGTATCTGGCGAGTTGCCAGAACTGGACGGACACGGTCGCCAATCCGCAGCACCCGCTCCGGGTGCACGGCTCGCCGCCGATCCTGGTGACCAACAGCAGGTACGACGTGGCGACCCCGCACGCGTGGGCCGCGAACGCGGCTCGCCAGATCGGGCGGGAGGCGACACTGCTGACGTACGACGGTGTCGGGCACATCACCTACTGGCGGAGCGCCTGCGTGCGGGCGGCGACCGACACGTATCTGACCACGCTGGAGACCCCGGCGAAGGGCACGCACTGCCCCGCCAACTGGCCGGGCGACAGCGGGCAGCGGCTGGGGGCCGAGGGCGGCGGCCTCGTCGATCCGCTGGCCGGCTCCCGGAGCGTTCTGGAGCCGTAG
- a CDS encoding N-acetylmuramoyl-L-alanine amidase: MGTRRASKNGSSGSGGGGASGGATGSGGKDADRRVGRRALLIGTAVAAVGTAVVARDELTRAWWRVPGVAKPRKEGEVDYTGAKWVSASDANWRMADRPDDFGIDMVIIHVTQGSFDSAVKVFQDPQHGAAAHYVVREDGHVTQMIRELDVAYHAGNRDYNERSVGIEHEGFVEKPEDFTAEMYEASARLTARICARYDIPLDREHILGHVEVPGTDHTDPGEGWDWDRYMKLVRAAAASRTSTPA, translated from the coding sequence GTGGGAACGAGACGGGCTTCGAAGAACGGGTCGAGCGGTTCCGGGGGCGGCGGCGCGAGCGGCGGCGCGACAGGCTCCGGCGGCAAGGACGCGGACCGGCGCGTGGGCCGCCGTGCGCTGCTCATCGGCACGGCGGTCGCCGCCGTCGGTACGGCCGTGGTGGCCCGGGACGAGCTGACGCGCGCCTGGTGGCGGGTGCCCGGGGTCGCGAAGCCGCGCAAGGAGGGCGAGGTCGACTACACGGGCGCGAAGTGGGTCTCGGCGTCCGACGCGAACTGGCGGATGGCGGACCGGCCGGACGACTTCGGCATAGACATGGTGATCATCCATGTCACCCAGGGCAGTTTCGACAGCGCCGTGAAGGTGTTCCAGGACCCCCAGCACGGGGCGGCGGCGCACTACGTCGTCCGCGAGGACGGCCATGTCACACAGATGATCCGCGAGCTGGACGTGGCATACCACGCGGGCAACCGCGACTACAACGAGCGCAGTGTCGGCATCGAGCACGAGGGCTTCGTCGAGAAGCCCGAGGACTTCACCGCCGAGATGTACGAGGCCTCCGCGCGGCTGACGGCCCGGATCTGCGCGCGCTACGACATCCCGCTCGACCGCGAGCACATCCTCGGCCATGTCGAGGTACCGGGCACGGACCACACGGACCCGGGCGAGGGCTGGGACTGGGACCGGTACATGAAGCTGGTGCGCGCGGCGGCGGCGTCCCGGACGTCGACACCCGCCTGA